In Spinacia oleracea cultivar Varoflay chromosome 5, BTI_SOV_V1, whole genome shotgun sequence, a single window of DNA contains:
- the LOC110799162 gene encoding uncharacterized protein — protein MRDPALRKLIDSYPSKEQEDIVNAYIHYGPYRFPLSEYPPSGPINHPRRFQHAWFKKFNWLRYSPTSDAAYCFPCFLYLKDPLGKSGSDAFTVQGFKNWKKVGVKNALCQLIWGKIPIQLMDIQFYVGKMQRKLILILTRGHDESSKSKNQGSFLDMLKLLAYYNKDVHDVVMGNAPQNAKYTSPAIQKEILEVFAYKVQKTIREEIGDSKFCIIVDESRDISKREQMSDFFELVHVKDTTSKTLKEEICIVLPNHELSIQNLRGQGYDGASNMRGEWNGLQALFMRDCPYAYYVHCLAHQLQLALIAAAREVGEVHDFFKDLIFIVNTVSSFTKRHDELQASQIAELEHLIKIEEVDTRKGLNQIGTLQRPGDTRWISHLKSICSLLRMFNATRSVLEKIAIDSQQSYAQRGDAKSALKKLLSFDFVFILHLMEDIMGYTDGLCRALQHKSQDILNAMHLVVGTKSLIQKLRDDGWECLLQKVHSFCNKHGTEIIDMQVSYAEIIRSRRNKDTITMEHHYRVNVFSTTIDQQLQELNSRFSEKTTELLTLSASLSPIDGYKHFDVENICRLAEKYYPRDFSEYEISHLKYQLELFYCDVPKHPDMKNLTTISALCRSLVENGKSNVYPLVDRLIRLILTLPVSNTTSERAFSAMKIVKTSLRNMMEDDFISDYLLVYIEKEIAGKFEIKSIIDDFYSMKPRRTRVK, from the exons ATGCGCGATCCTGCATTGCGCAAGCTAATTGATAGTTACCCTTCAAAAGAGCAGGAAGATATTGTCAATGCATATATTCATTACGGTCCTTATCGGTTTCCTCTCTCTGAGTATCCTCCTTCTGGTCCAATAAATCATCCACGGCGATTCCAACATGCGTGGTTTAAGAAATTTAATTGGCTAAGATACTCCCCTACAAGTGATGCTGCTTATTGTTTTCCATGCTTCCTTTATTTGAAGGACCCACTGGGGAAATCAGGCTCTGATGCTTTTACAGTACAGGGATTTAAAAATTGGAAGAAGGTTGGGGTAAAGAATGCTCTTTGTCAACTCATATGGGGAAAGATACCAATTCAGCTCATGGATATTCAGTTTTATGTTGGGAAAATGCAAAGAAAATTGATACTCATATTGACAAG AGGACATGATGAAAGTTCAAAGTCAAAAAATCAGGGGAGTTTTTTAGATATGTTAAAACTCTTAGCTTATTATAATAAGGATGTACATGATGTTGTGATGGGTAATGCTCCTCAAAATGCTAAATATACATCTCCTGCTATTCAAAAAGAGATTTTAGAAGTCTTTGCTTACAAGGTGCAAAAAACAATTCGTGAGGAGATTGGTGATTCAAAGTTCTGTATAATCGTTGATGAATCTCGAGATATATCTAAAAGAGAACAAATG AGCGATTTTTTTGAGCTAGTACATGTTAAAGATACAACCTCCAAGACTTTGAAGGAAGAAATTTGTATAGTATTACCAAATCACGAGTTGAGCATTCAAAATCTTAGAGGTCAAGGTTATGATGGTGCTAGCAATATGCGGGGAGAATGGAATGGTTTACAAGCTTTGTTCATGAGAGATTGTCCTTATGCGTATTATGTACATTGTCTAGCACATCAATTACAATTGGCTCTTATTGCTGCCGCTAGAGAAGTAGGTGAGGTCCATGATTTTTtcaaagatttgatttttattgttAACACTGTAAGCTCTTTTACTAAGCGTCATGATGAATTGCAAGCTAGTCAAATTGCTGAATTGGAGCATTTAATTAAGATTGAGGAGGTTGACACGAGGAAAGGGTTGAATCAAATTGGTACTCTCCAACGTCCTGGAGATACTAGGTGGATCTCCCATTTAAAGTCAATTTGTAGTTTGTTAAGAATGTTCAACGCAACTCGCTCAGTCCTTGAGAAAATAGCCATTGATAGCCAACAATCATATGCTCAACGCGGGGATGCTAAATCTGCTCTTAAAAAGTTGTTGTCATTtgattttgtgtttattttacaTTTGATGGAAGATATTATGGGGTATACAGATGGACTTTGTCGAGCTTTGCAACACAAATCACAAGACATTTTAAATGCTATGCATTTAGTTGTTGGTACAAAGTCCTTGATTCAAAAGCTTAGAGATGATGGTTGGGAATGTCTATTACAAAAAGTTCATTCTTTTTGCAATAAACATGGTACTGAAATAATAGATATGCAGGTTTCTTATGCCGAAATAATTCGATCACGGCGCAACAAAGACACTATAACAATGGAGCATCATTATAGGGTCAATGTATTTTCTACAACCATAGATCAACAGTTGCAAGAGCTAAATAGTCGTTTCAGTGAGAAAACGACAGAGTTACTTACTTTAAGTGCATCTTTGAGTCCTATTGATGGATACAAGCACTTTGATGTGGAAAATATTTGTCGTCTTGCAGAGAAATACTATCCCCGGGACTTTTCAGAGTATGAGATATCACATTTGAAGTATCAACTTGAACTCTTTTATTGTGATGTTCCTAAGCATCCTGATATGAAGAACTTGACTACCATATCTGCTTTGTGTAGAAGCTTGGTGGAGAATGGGAAATCAAATGTCTATCCTTTAGTAGATAGATtgattcgacttattttgacccTTCCTGTTAGCAATACAACTTCAGAGAGAGCTTTCTCAGCAATGAAAATTGTGAAGACTAGTCTTCGAAACATGATGGAAGATGATTTTATTTCGGATTACTTGCTAGTGTATATAGAGAAAGAGATTGCTGGAAAGTTCGAAATTAAGTCAATCATAGATGACTTTTATTCTATGAAACCTCGGAGAACTCGAGTTAAATGA